TCGGAGTTCTCGGGAGCAACGAAGCGCACGTAGTATTCGCCGAGGTCCGGGTAGTGGTCGATGGTGTCGGAGAACGCCATCCACCACGAACCTATGTCGGAGTAAGCGGTTTTGACGAGGTCTCCGTCTGGAGCGGTCCAGAACTCGACCCGGGCCCCAGGAACGAGACGATTAGCGTAATCGCGAACGTTTCCGACGAAGATCGGGTACGCGTCGTCGGCGAGGTCCAATGAATGGTTGAGAACGGCGCCAGAAGCGTCGACCGTGACAGGTAGGTAATTGGCCGTTCTGTATCCCGTCGCATAGAAGGTGATGTCGTACTCACCCGGCTCCAGCCCGCGGACGTCGTAACGTCCGTCATCGTCCACGCTCACTCGTGTGATTTCGTTGAGGTGATCGGTTGGTCGATAGACGGTGACCGAAGCCGTGGGGATGCCCAGTCCTGTGTTCGACGCCGTCACGGTTCCGCGGAGCTGACCCAGCTCGGCTCCGGCGAGGTAGTCGAGTTCCACGTGAAGCGTCAACTGGGTCTCTGACACCGTGATCAGGGACGCAGTCGCAAGTGTGTTTGCGTCCTGCCACCATTCCGACGCGAGGTCCGGTCGGGCATAGTGACTGGGGCGCACATGCACGGCGTACTCGCCGTGGGGGACGTACATGAGGTGAGCTTGGCCGTCGGCGTCGGTCACCGTCGAACGGTACGCGCTGCCATCGGGTTTCATAAGGGAGGCGCTGGCGCTCACGGGTTCGCCCGTCGGATCTGTCACGATCACATCAACTGAAACCGCGGTGTTCGGCGGCAGAAGACCGGCGATCGGAGTCTCAGAGGGGGAGTCTGCGACACTCTCGATCGGCACCGTTGCGCTCTCCGTCGCGGGTTCGCTTATCGGGTTCACGTCGGTCGGCTCGGTTTCGATCTGCGGGATCTCCTCGGTGACGGGCTGTTCCTGTGCCGAAGTATCGATGACCGGCTCTTCAGCGTCAGGAGTTTCTTCCACTGTCGGGATAACATCCTCGGCCGGCTCGATGACCGTTGGCGACTCCGAGATGGGCGCTTCTTCCGCTGGCGCGGGTTCCGGTGCCGAAGCAGCGGGCTGGTCACGGGGTGCCGCGACATCCTCGGCCATGGCGACGGCTGGGCTGAGCAGGAGGCTCAGTGTGAGTATCGGCGCGAGCGCACTCGCGACCGGGTGTGGTCGTTTCATGATGTTGTCCTGTTTCTCGATCTGGTAACTACGAGTAGTAGTTATTGCAGATCAAAGTTATGGACGATTGACCTCAGGAGAAAGAGGCAGGCACTGCCAAGGCAGCAAGTGGCCAACTACGACCAGTAGCTATTGAGCGCGATCCATGCGCGCTGCCCCACTCAGTCCTCGAGCTCGCCGAACTCGGGCTCCTGGTTCTCCTTGACGACGGTGCCAACCGCGATCGCCACCGTGAGGCCCCAACTGAGCCACATTGCCGCCAGGCGCCAGTCACGAGGGCCGCGTCGAGTGGTCTGGACAAGGCCCCAGATACCGAAGAGGGAACTCAGGATGCTCGTGTTGAACAGGAACTTGCGCATGTGACCTCCGAACGTCAGGTCCCACGCTATCGCCCGGTGCGCAATCGCCGCAGTGGTTGACAGAGGGCTCCCCGCTGGGCATTCGCTGGGAAACTGACCGATCGGACAGTTTCTGACCGATCGGTCAGGTAGCGTGTCAGCGTGTCATCCAGCCAAGAGGATCTGCGCCGTATCGCGCTCGCTGAATTCGCGAGCGCCGGATACTCAGCGACCTCCCTCCAACACATCGCCGAGCTCGCCGGCCTCTCCAAAGCGAGTGTTCTGTACCACTACGGCTCGAAGGAAGCACTGCTCGACGCAGCGATCGGGCCGGCCATCGATCGCATGGCCGCTGTTCTCGAACCGCTGCACCTCAACGGGCTCCGAGGCGAGGAGCGCCAGGCCTTCCTCGAGGAGTTCGTCGACTTTCTGCTCGAGTACCGGCTCGAGGTGCATATTTTTATCAACCAGGGACCATCACTCGTTGACGTCCCTGTGATCGATCGTGCCAACGCGCTCGTGCGTCAGCTCGCAGACTTTTTCGCCACCCACACCTCCTCGGTCGAGGAGAAGATGCGCTTCGGCGTCGCCCTCGGAGGCGCCGCGTACATGCTCGGCACATTCCACGGACTCGGAATCGATGCCCCACCCATCAGCGAGACCAGGGCTGCTCTCGTGACGATTCTGAGCGAACTGCTCACCCCCGTCCGAACAAACCCCTAGCCCCGGAGCCGACATGGCAACCCTCCTGTACCGACTCGGTCGTTTCTCTTACCGCCACGCCTGGCGCGTCATCCTTGTCTGGGCGGTGCTGCTGCTCGGCATCCTCGGCGGCGGCTTCGCACTGGGCGGGCAGACGCAGGAGTCCTTCGCCATCCCCGGCACCGAGTCCCAGAACGCTCTCGATCGACTCGAGGCGGTCTTCCCGTCCGTCGCGGGGGCGAGCGCCCAAGTTGTACTCGTGGCTCCCGAGGGTGACACGGTCACGAGCGCTGCCTCCGAGGAGGGCATAGCCGACCTGGTGTCTGAGCTCGAAACCATCAACGGTGTCGACTCGGTCATCTCGCCGTTCAGCGAATACGCGGGCGAGGCGGTAACCGACGACGAGTCCATGGCCATCGTGAGAGTGCAGTTCGATGGTGCGTCGACGGAGGTGACCGACGCCACCCTTGATGAGGTGAAGGCCACGGCATCCATTGCGGAGGATGCAGGACTTCGCGCCGAGTTTGGTGGTCAGGTCTTCCAGGACAACACGTTCGGAATCACCATCACCGAAGCCTTTGGCGTCATCTTCGCGGGTGTTGTGCTCTTCATCACGTTCGGATCACTCCTTGCCGCCGGGATGCCGCTCCTCAGCGCCCTCGTCGGCGTCGGCATCGCGATCGGCGGCATCACCGCCTACACCGCGTTCGCCACGGTCTCCAGCACCGCACCCCTGCTTGCCCTCATGATCGGCCTCGCGGTCGGAATCGACTACGCGCTCTTTGTTCTCTCGCGGCATCGGAACCAACTGGCGAACGGCGAGGATCCCGAGGAGTCGGCGGCCATGGCCGTCGGTACCGCGGGCAGCGCCGTCGTCTTTGCGGGCGTCACGGTCATCATTGCGCTGCTCGGTCTGCTCGTCGTCGGTATCCCCTTCCTCTCGGTTATGGGTGTTGGTGCAGCATTCGCCGTGCTCATCGCCATCGGTGTAGCCGTGACCCTCCTTCCGGCGCTCATGGGGCTCGCCAAGGGGCGACTGGCCCCCAAGGAAGGTTCGCGTGCATGGCGTCGCGCCCAGGCCGTCAGCGACAGCGGCGGACCCGCCCGGTCGATGGGGCAACGCTGGGTTCGTGGAGTCATGAAGCATCCGCTGCTCGTCTCACTCGGAGTGGTCGCGCTCCTCGGTACGCTGGCGATTCCCGCGCTGAGCCTCGACCTGAACGTGCCGGACGGCGGTTCAGAGCCGGCGGGATCCACGCAGCGCGAGGCGTACGACCTCATCACCGAAGGCTTCGGGCCCGGCTACAACGGACCGCTCATCGTCGCCGTCGACATCACGCAGACCACGGACATCCTCGACGACCTCGATGCGATCCGTGATCGACTGTCGGGGCTGGATGACGTCGCCTACGTGCAGCAGGGCTTCCCCGACGAGACCCTCGACACTGCCATCATCCAGGTCACACCGGAGAGCGCACCGGACTCCACCGAGACGAAACAACTCGTCGAGTCGATCCGAGCACTCGCACCCGAGATCGAGGACGAGTTCGACACCCCGATCTCGGTGACGGGAACAACCGCGGTCGCGATCGACATCTCCAACCGGTTGAGCGCGGCGCTCCTGCCCTTCGCCCTCGTTGTTGTGGGCCTCTCGATCGTCTTGCTCATGATCGTCTTCCGTTCCGTCCTGGTGCCACTGAAGGCAGCACTCGGCTTCCTGCTCTCCGTCGCCGCATCCTTCGGTGTCGTCGTGGCGATCTTCCAGTGGGGTTGGGGAGCCGAACTCCTGCACGTCGACAATCCCGGGCCGATCCTGAGCTTCCTGCCCATCCTCCTCATGGCCGTGCTCTTCGGCCTCGCGATGGACTACGAGGTGTTCCTTGTCTCGGGCATGCGTGAAGAGTTCGTGCACACGGGCGATGCGAAGCGCGCGGTCGAAAAGGGCTTCGCGGGTGCCGCTCGGGTTGTCACCGCGGCCGCTCTCATCATGTTTTTCGTCTTCTTCGCCTTCGTCCCCGAGGGGTCCGGGATGATCAAGCCGATCGCGCTCGGACTTGCCGCGGGTATCGCCTTCGACGCCTTCCTTGTGCGCATGACACTCGTGCCGGCACTCATGACGCTCTTCGGAAAGGCCGCGTGGTGGATGCCGCGCTGGCTCGGCAAGGCCCTGCCGCACGCCGACATCGAGGGCGAGCAACTGCGCGACCACCGCGCCGCCACCGAGTGGGCGAACAACCAGCAGGGAATGGCGATCAGCGCCGACTACCTTGTGGTCGGCACACCGTCGGAGCCGCTCGGGCCGCTGTCCATCGAGATTCCGGAAGGCGCACTCGTGATCGCCAGCGGTGATGCATCCGCCCGCCGTGTACTCGCGGCAACCCTCTCAGGCCGGCTCGACCCGGTCTCCGGGCGAGCCCAAGTGCTCGGGGTTCCTCTGCCGTCGGATGCGGCGCGTGTGCGTTCGCTCGTCGCGCTCGCCAACGTGGGAGGCTCCGAGCGTTCGGAGACCACGGTGACCGTCGGCCGACTCCTCGCAGAGCGACTCGAAACAACTCAGCCCTGGTACCGATTCCTCGAAACCAAGCGCAACGCCGAGGCTTGGGTCGAACGGATCAACCAGGTGTTGCGGCGCGTTGCCACTCGCGAGGTCGTGAGAGTGCGGGCATCCCACACCCTCATGGAGCTGCCGCAGCTCGAACGCGCCGTCGCCCTCGCGGCTGTCGCGCTCGCCGAGCGGACACCGGTGATCATGCTCGACCAACTGGACTCGTTCGCGAGTTCCGACGACGAACAGGACTTCATCGCCGCGCTCGAAGCCCTCGCCCCAGCCTCGACGACCATCGTCCTCGGCACACCGTTGCCCGCCCGCGCACTCGACGAATCATCGACGGATGCCCGGCTGAAGCTCTCCATCGACCTCTACTCGCTCACCACGGAAGGATCCCTTCGATGAGCACCCCCACCTCTCTCCAGAAGCGCGGAACCGTGCTGCGTCGCCTCGGTGTCGCCGCCGTCGTGCTCATTCCTCTCGCCTTTGCCGGGCTCTTCGTCGGGGCGCTCGCCCAGTCCGATTCTGCTCTCGAGCGCATCCCGGCCGCGGTGGTGAACGAGGACACGATGATCACCACGACCGACGCGAATGGCGACGATCAGATCGTTTTCGCCGGCCGTCAGCTTGTCACCGAGTTGACCGGGGCCGACGGCTTCGAATGGACGATCACCAACGCCGAGGACGCGCAAGCGCTGCTCGACTCGGGGGCCGTTTACGCCGTGCTCACCGTGCCGAGCGACTTCTCCGAGTCGGTGCTCTCGCTGTCGTCCGATTCGCCGGAACGCGCCGACATCACCATCCAGACGGATGACTCGCACAGCTACCTCACGGGTTCGGTTGCCCAAGTGGTCGGCCAGACCCTCACGGACACCTTCGGCCGCGAAATCACCAAGCAGTACCTCGCGGGCCTCTACGACGGTATGGGTCAGCTCGGCGAAGCTCTCGGCGAGGCAGCCGACGGTGCCGACTCACTTGCTAGCGGAGCCTCGCAGTTGCAGTCGGGCCTCACCCAATACACCGGGGGAGTGGACTCGCTCGCGGGCGGACTCTCACAGCTGAATGCAGGGGCGAGCGGACTCACGGAGCTGAGTAATGGCATTGCTGGTTATGCCAACGGAGTTTCCGAGCTCTCGGCTGGAATCGCACAGCTCAACGCGGAGGTTCAGCCGAACGGGACGAGCCCCGGCCTCGGTGCCCTTGGCGATGGAATCGTCGCCTACACCGGCGGTGTTTCCGGGGTTTATACAGGGCTCGACGGTTTCGCTCAGTCCATTGCTCCAAAACTCACCGAAGAAGAGGCGACTGCGCTCAACGGAATCGTCGCCGGTCTGGGTCAGCTGAGCACTCAGGGCCAGGGCATCGCGCAAGGCGCGGGTGGACTGCGTGACCTTCAGGACGGCATTGGCGAAATCGCCAGCGGCGCGCAGGGCGCGAGCGATGGTGGTCAGGTGCTGGCAAGCCAGGCGGCCTCGGCGATCTCGGGTGTGCAGTCGGGCATCTCGCAGAGCGCCTCGGGAGCGTCGCAGTTGGCAGCAGGTTCCGCTGGTGTTGTCTCCGGGGCATCCGGTCTCGCCGACGGAGCGAGCCAACTAGCCACCGGCCTCCAGGAGGGCGCCGACCAGGTCCCCGCGACGGACCCCGATACCGCTGCCGCGACCGCGGACGTTGTGGTGGAACCGGTCGGTGTCGAGGTGTCGACCGCGAACGCCGTGACGGATGTCGGTCAGGGTGTCGCCACGTTTTTTGTGCCCTTGGGGCTCTGGATCGGGGCGCTCGCCGTCTTCCTCGTGCTGCGCCCCGTGTCCCGGCGGGCACTCGCCTCCACGGCCAGCAACGGACGTCTCGCCGCTGCCGCACTGGGACGCGCAGGCGCTGTCACCGCGGCGCAGGCCGCGCTCCTCGTGGCACTCCTTCACGGTGCGCTGGGGGTCTCGTGGGCCTTACTCCCGGCGACGGTCGCATTCTCGCTCGTGATGGCGCTCGCCTTCACCGCGTTCCACTACCTGCTCACGATCGGACTCGGTCGCGGCGGACTCGTGGTCTCCCTGTTCCTCCTGGCAGTGCAGGTCACCTCGACTGGCGGCATCTACCCTGTCGAGCTGCTCTCCACGCCGTTCCAGGTGATCAGCCCCTTCCTGCCCCTCACGTGGGCCGTCAGCGGAATGCAGGGGATCATCGCCGGGGGAGCGGCGGGCTCAGTTGCCTCGGCCGCGGTCATCCTGCTCGCATTCGGTGTCGGCAGCGTCATCCTGTCGCTCTTCGTCATCCGACGCACCCGACGAGCGGACCTCTTGGGTCTCGTGCCCGCACTCGCCTAGGAGCTCAGTCGGCTCTATCCGGACGCGACCGCAGACATGTGCGGGGAATCGTGGGCGAGGCGGATGGCGCGCTGCCTCAGTTCCTCCATCATGGCGAGGGTTGCCGCTGAGCGGTGTCGACCACGTTTGGTCGCGATCGCCGCAGACCACCTCAGGTCGAGCCCCCGGACGGGGAGCGTCACGAGACCGGGGACCAGTGCGGCGTCGTGCTGAGCGACAAATCCAGCGCCGAGCCCCGCACGGATGTATTCGGTTACGAGCGCCTGGTCGGCGATCTCGATTGTCGTGCGATATCGGATGCCGAGTTTCGCGAGCTCGGACTCGATGCTCATCCGCAAGGAGAATCCTGGGGGCAGCATCACGAGGTCGAGCCCGTCGAGATCCTGCGTTGTGATGTTCTCTCGTGTCGCCAAGGGGTGTCCTTCGCCCACGGCCAGCATGAGTTGACCGGCGACGAGTTCGTCGAACTCGATGTCGGGGTGTGGCGGCAAC
This genomic window from Antiquaquibacter oligotrophicus contains:
- a CDS encoding TetR/AcrR family transcriptional regulator, encoding MSSSQEDLRRIALAEFASAGYSATSLQHIAELAGLSKASVLYHYGSKEALLDAAIGPAIDRMAAVLEPLHLNGLRGEERQAFLEEFVDFLLEYRLEVHIFINQGPSLVDVPVIDRANALVRQLADFFATHTSSVEEKMRFGVALGGAAYMLGTFHGLGIDAPPISETRAALVTILSELLTPVRTNP
- a CDS encoding LysR family transcriptional regulator; amino-acid sequence: MEIRHLECFVAVAEEANFTKAAARLHVVQSAVSASVKALEREFGAILFARNSRTVMLTTEGKTLLPLARKVIAAAEETLDAVASLRGTVRGTVAVGLLATRDFLGIPDALVAFRHKHPDVVVTARTSPTGGLGIMEALLAETLDVSLVVLPLPPHPDIEFDELVAGQLMLAVGEGHPLATRENITTQDLDGLDLVMLPPGFSLRMSIESELAKLGIRYRTTIEIADQALVTEYIRAGLGAGFVAQHDAALVPGLVTLPVRGLDLRWSAAIATKRGRHRSAATLAMMEELRQRAIRLAHDSPHMSAVASG
- a CDS encoding MMPL family transporter, with protein sequence MATLLYRLGRFSYRHAWRVILVWAVLLLGILGGGFALGGQTQESFAIPGTESQNALDRLEAVFPSVAGASAQVVLVAPEGDTVTSAASEEGIADLVSELETINGVDSVISPFSEYAGEAVTDDESMAIVRVQFDGASTEVTDATLDEVKATASIAEDAGLRAEFGGQVFQDNTFGITITEAFGVIFAGVVLFITFGSLLAAGMPLLSALVGVGIAIGGITAYTAFATVSSTAPLLALMIGLAVGIDYALFVLSRHRNQLANGEDPEESAAMAVGTAGSAVVFAGVTVIIALLGLLVVGIPFLSVMGVGAAFAVLIAIGVAVTLLPALMGLAKGRLAPKEGSRAWRRAQAVSDSGGPARSMGQRWVRGVMKHPLLVSLGVVALLGTLAIPALSLDLNVPDGGSEPAGSTQREAYDLITEGFGPGYNGPLIVAVDITQTTDILDDLDAIRDRLSGLDDVAYVQQGFPDETLDTAIIQVTPESAPDSTETKQLVESIRALAPEIEDEFDTPISVTGTTAVAIDISNRLSAALLPFALVVVGLSIVLLMIVFRSVLVPLKAALGFLLSVAASFGVVVAIFQWGWGAELLHVDNPGPILSFLPILLMAVLFGLAMDYEVFLVSGMREEFVHTGDAKRAVEKGFAGAARVVTAAALIMFFVFFAFVPEGSGMIKPIALGLAAGIAFDAFLVRMTLVPALMTLFGKAAWWMPRWLGKALPHADIEGEQLRDHRAATEWANNQQGMAISADYLVVGTPSEPLGPLSIEIPEGALVIASGDASARRVLAATLSGRLDPVSGRAQVLGVPLPSDAARVRSLVALANVGGSERSETTVTVGRLLAERLETTQPWYRFLETKRNAEAWVERINQVLRRVATREVVRVRASHTLMELPQLERAVALAAVALAERTPVIMLDQLDSFASSDDEQDFIAALEALAPASTTIVLGTPLPARALDESSTDARLKLSIDLYSLTTEGSLR
- a CDS encoding YhgE/Pip family protein; protein product: MSTPTSLQKRGTVLRRLGVAAVVLIPLAFAGLFVGALAQSDSALERIPAAVVNEDTMITTTDANGDDQIVFAGRQLVTELTGADGFEWTITNAEDAQALLDSGAVYAVLTVPSDFSESVLSLSSDSPERADITIQTDDSHSYLTGSVAQVVGQTLTDTFGREITKQYLAGLYDGMGQLGEALGEAADGADSLASGASQLQSGLTQYTGGVDSLAGGLSQLNAGASGLTELSNGIAGYANGVSELSAGIAQLNAEVQPNGTSPGLGALGDGIVAYTGGVSGVYTGLDGFAQSIAPKLTEEEATALNGIVAGLGQLSTQGQGIAQGAGGLRDLQDGIGEIASGAQGASDGGQVLASQAASAISGVQSGISQSASGASQLAAGSAGVVSGASGLADGASQLATGLQEGADQVPATDPDTAAATADVVVEPVGVEVSTANAVTDVGQGVATFFVPLGLWIGALAVFLVLRPVSRRALASTASNGRLAAAALGRAGAVTAAQAALLVALLHGALGVSWALLPATVAFSLVMALAFTAFHYLLTIGLGRGGLVVSLFLLAVQVTSTGGIYPVELLSTPFQVISPFLPLTWAVSGMQGIIAGGAAGSVASAAVILLAFGVGSVILSLFVIRRTRRADLLGLVPALA
- a CDS encoding carboxypeptidase regulatory-like domain-containing protein produces the protein MKRPHPVASALAPILTLSLLLSPAVAMAEDVAAPRDQPAASAPEPAPAEEAPISESPTVIEPAEDVIPTVEETPDAEEPVIDTSAQEQPVTEEIPQIETEPTDVNPISEPATESATVPIESVADSPSETPIAGLLPPNTAVSVDVIVTDPTGEPVSASASLMKPDGSAYRSTVTDADGQAHLMYVPHGEYAVHVRPSHYARPDLASEWWQDANTLATASLITVSETQLTLHVELDYLAGAELGQLRGTVTASNTGLGIPTASVTVYRPTDHLNEITRVSVDDDGRYDVRGLEPGEYDITFYATGYRTANYLPVTVDASGAVLNHSLDLADDAYPIFVGNVRDYANRLVPGARVEFWTAPDGDLVKTAYSDIGSWWMAFSDTIDHYPDLGEYYVRFVAPENSDVQTMWWPGVANPSSAEPYSFTEPGTHVLDIRLKHLPPVAQNDFYAVDEGVALVVPEPSGGLLANDTGKPPLTVAGSPGGPAHGTLTWYPDGTFTYIPDPGFVGVDILSYGIWDGDYTHSSNRGRVTIVVGDVPATPVAAADDQYTLELGETIEVDAAHGLLANDQGAPPLSFEDVEDADSVFWETIVKYDIDEDGSFTMTAITDQPGVYELRYVMQDGYLNDDSAAIILEIVDPNATESSDGDSRPSHVPSGDTGNHEQLASPRRDGLALTGSSTGAEITTAALILVGLGGLLTAIGLRVRRRRA